A single window of Arvicanthis niloticus isolate mArvNil1 chromosome 20, mArvNil1.pat.X, whole genome shotgun sequence DNA harbors:
- the Ly6g6c gene encoding lymphocyte antigen 6 complex locus protein G6c: protein MKHLLLLTLSALLYCWVSADTRCHSCYKVPVLGCVDRQSCRLEPGHKCLTTNVYLGKMWVFSTLRCGTPEEPCREVFNETNHKLGLNYNTTCCDKDNCNSPAPRPTPALALISLTSLAGLGLWLLH from the exons ATGAAACACCTCCTCCTGCTCACCCTGTCTGCCCTACTCTACTGCTGGGTCTCAG CTGACACTCGATGTCACTCCTGCTACAAAGTCCCTGTGCTGGGCTGTGTGGATCGCCAGTCCTGTCGCCTGGAGCCCGGCCACAAGTGCCTGACGACAAACGTGTACCTTG GGAAGATGTGGGTTTTCTCTACCCTGCGCTGTGGCACACCAGAGGAGCCTTGTCGGGAGGTCTTCAATGAAACCAACCACAAGCTCGGCCTGAACTACAACACCACCTGCTGTGACAAGGATAACTGTAACAGCCCTGCTCCACGGCCCACACCTGCACTGGCCCTCATCTCCCTCACCTCCTTGGCTGGCCTTGGCCTCTGGCTGCTGCATTGA
- the Mpig6b gene encoding megakaryocyte and platelet inhibitory receptor G6b isoform X2: protein MALVLQLLPLLLSKVQGNPEVSLKGNPGDRVNLSCIGVSDPTRWAWAPSFPACKGLSKGRRPILWASTTGTPTVLQHFSGRLRSLDTGIKRLELLLSAGDSGTFFCKGRQENESRTVLQVLGDKAGCRPSGSTHGSEYPKVLIPLLGVGLVLGLGATSLVWWRRRRSPPPPPPPRPGPLPTFAPVINAEPQKPLEQESKISGHLDQEPSLHYADLDYSVLGRHRRMSTMVPGDASTVYAVVV, encoded by the exons ATGGCCTTGGTCCTGCAGCTGCTGCCTCTGTTGCTCTCAAAGGTCCAGGGGAATCCTGAGG TTTCTCTGAAGGGCAACCCTGGGGACCGGGTGAATCTCTCCTGCATAGGGGTCTCCGACCCCACCCGCTGGGCTTGGGCGCCTAGTTTCCCAGCATGTAAGGGCCTGTCCAAAGGGCGCCGTCCGATCTTGTGGGCCTCGACGACAGGGACCCCAACTGTGCTCCAGCACTTCTCCGGCCGCCTGCGTTCCCTAGACACAGGTATCAAGCGGCTGGAGCTGCTGCTGAGCGCCGGGGATTCTGGCACCTTTTTCTGCAAAGGACGCCAAGAGAATGAGAGTCGCACAGTGCTTCAAGTGTTAGGGGACAAGGCAGGTTGCCGGCCTTCGGGATCTACCCATG GGTCCGAGTATCCCAAGGTCCTGATTCCACTGCTGGGCGTTGGGCTTGTGCTGGGACTGGGAGCCACGAGCTTGGTCTGGTGGCGGCGCAG ACGCtcgcccccgcccccacccccgccccggcCTGGACCACTACCCACATTTG CTCCAGTCATAAATGCTGAGCCACAGAAGCCTTTAGAACAGGAGTCCAAGATCTCAGGCCACCTGGACCAGGAGCCG AGCCTCCACTATGCTGATCTGGACTACTCTGTCCTTGGGAGGCACCGCCGGATGTCCACAATGGTTCCTGGTGATGCCTCCACTGTCTATGCGGTTGTAGTATAA
- the Mpig6b gene encoding megakaryocyte and platelet inhibitory receptor G6b isoform X4, protein MALVLQLLPLLLSKVQGNPEVSLKGNPGDRVNLSCIGVSDPTRWAWAPSFPACKGLSKGRRPILWASTTGTPTVLQHFSGRLRSLDTGIKRLELLLSAGDSGTFFCKGRQENESRTVLQVLGDKAGCRPSGSTHGSEYPKVLIPLLGVGLVLGLGATSLVWWRRSSVPPSHIAPVINAEPQKPLEQESKISGHLDQEPSLHYADLDYSVLGRHRRMSTMVPGDASTVYAVVV, encoded by the exons ATGGCCTTGGTCCTGCAGCTGCTGCCTCTGTTGCTCTCAAAGGTCCAGGGGAATCCTGAGG TTTCTCTGAAGGGCAACCCTGGGGACCGGGTGAATCTCTCCTGCATAGGGGTCTCCGACCCCACCCGCTGGGCTTGGGCGCCTAGTTTCCCAGCATGTAAGGGCCTGTCCAAAGGGCGCCGTCCGATCTTGTGGGCCTCGACGACAGGGACCCCAACTGTGCTCCAGCACTTCTCCGGCCGCCTGCGTTCCCTAGACACAGGTATCAAGCGGCTGGAGCTGCTGCTGAGCGCCGGGGATTCTGGCACCTTTTTCTGCAAAGGACGCCAAGAGAATGAGAGTCGCACAGTGCTTCAAGTGTTAGGGGACAAGGCAGGTTGCCGGCCTTCGGGATCTACCCATG GGTCCGAGTATCCCAAGGTCCTGATTCCACTGCTGGGCGTTGGGCTTGTGCTGGGACTGGGAGCCACGAGCTTGGTCTGGTGGCGGCGCAG ctctgtccctccctcccacatAGCTCCAGTCATAAATGCTGAGCCACAGAAGCCTTTAGAACAGGAGTCCAAGATCTCAGGCCACCTGGACCAGGAGCCG AGCCTCCACTATGCTGATCTGGACTACTCTGTCCTTGGGAGGCACCGCCGGATGTCCACAATGGTTCCTGGTGATGCCTCCACTGTCTATGCGGTTGTAGTATAA
- the Mpig6b gene encoding megakaryocyte and platelet inhibitory receptor G6b isoform X5, whose protein sequence is MALVLQLLPLLLSKVQGNPEVSLKGNPGDRVNLSCIGVSDPTRWAWAPSFPACKGLSKGRRPILWASTTGTPTVLQHFSGRLRSLDTGIKRLELLLSAGDSGTFFCKGRQENESRTVLQVLGDKAGCRPSGSTHGIPCQEQTKLFIFSSSFSSVPPSHIAPVINAEPQKPLEQESKISGHLDQEPSLHYADLDYSVLGRHRRMSTMVPGDASTVYAVVV, encoded by the exons ATGGCCTTGGTCCTGCAGCTGCTGCCTCTGTTGCTCTCAAAGGTCCAGGGGAATCCTGAGG TTTCTCTGAAGGGCAACCCTGGGGACCGGGTGAATCTCTCCTGCATAGGGGTCTCCGACCCCACCCGCTGGGCTTGGGCGCCTAGTTTCCCAGCATGTAAGGGCCTGTCCAAAGGGCGCCGTCCGATCTTGTGGGCCTCGACGACAGGGACCCCAACTGTGCTCCAGCACTTCTCCGGCCGCCTGCGTTCCCTAGACACAGGTATCAAGCGGCTGGAGCTGCTGCTGAGCGCCGGGGATTCTGGCACCTTTTTCTGCAAAGGACGCCAAGAGAATGAGAGTCGCACAGTGCTTCAAGTGTTAGGGGACAAGGCAGGTTGCCGGCCTTCGGGATCTACCCATGGTAT TCCTTGCCAGGAACAGACAaagttgttcattttctcttcatccttcagctctgtccctccctcccacatAGCTCCAGTCATAAATGCTGAGCCACAGAAGCCTTTAGAACAGGAGTCCAAGATCTCAGGCCACCTGGACCAGGAGCCG AGCCTCCACTATGCTGATCTGGACTACTCTGTCCTTGGGAGGCACCGCCGGATGTCCACAATGGTTCCTGGTGATGCCTCCACTGTCTATGCGGTTGTAGTATAA
- the Mpig6b gene encoding megakaryocyte and platelet inhibitory receptor G6b isoform X6: protein MALVLQLLPLLLSKVQGNPEVSLKGNPGDRVNLSCIGVSDPTRWAWAPSFPACKGLSKGRRPILWASTTGTPTVLQHFSGRLRSLDTGIKRLELLLSAGDSGTFFCKGRQENESRTVLQVLGDKAGCRPSGSTHGSEYPKVLIPLLGVGLVLGLGATSLVWWRRRASTMLIWTTLSLGGTAGCPQWFLVMPPLSMRL, encoded by the exons ATGGCCTTGGTCCTGCAGCTGCTGCCTCTGTTGCTCTCAAAGGTCCAGGGGAATCCTGAGG TTTCTCTGAAGGGCAACCCTGGGGACCGGGTGAATCTCTCCTGCATAGGGGTCTCCGACCCCACCCGCTGGGCTTGGGCGCCTAGTTTCCCAGCATGTAAGGGCCTGTCCAAAGGGCGCCGTCCGATCTTGTGGGCCTCGACGACAGGGACCCCAACTGTGCTCCAGCACTTCTCCGGCCGCCTGCGTTCCCTAGACACAGGTATCAAGCGGCTGGAGCTGCTGCTGAGCGCCGGGGATTCTGGCACCTTTTTCTGCAAAGGACGCCAAGAGAATGAGAGTCGCACAGTGCTTCAAGTGTTAGGGGACAAGGCAGGTTGCCGGCCTTCGGGATCTACCCATG GGTCCGAGTATCCCAAGGTCCTGATTCCACTGCTGGGCGTTGGGCTTGTGCTGGGACTGGGAGCCACGAGCTTGGTCTGGTGGCGGCGCAG AGCCTCCACTATGCTGATCTGGACTACTCTGTCCTTGGGAGGCACCGCCGGATGTCCACAATGGTTCCTGGTGATGCCTCCACTGTCTATGCGGTTGTAG
- the Mpig6b gene encoding megakaryocyte and platelet inhibitory receptor G6b isoform X3 yields MALVLQLLPLLLSKVQGNPEGSEYPKVLIPLLGVGLVLGLGATSLVWWRRRRSPPPPPPPRPGPLPTFAPVINAEPQKPLEQESKISGHLDQEPVRAWGWGKGQNPRGKRAKKKSLARLLWSSRVIPELWRFTREDGSQTSLHSRLYPLWGKERGFDSKLRGQVDETILPSSLYLLQSLHYADLDYSVLGRHRRMSTMVPGDASTVYAVVV; encoded by the exons ATGGCCTTGGTCCTGCAGCTGCTGCCTCTGTTGCTCTCAAAGGTCCAGGGGAATCCTGAGG GGTCCGAGTATCCCAAGGTCCTGATTCCACTGCTGGGCGTTGGGCTTGTGCTGGGACTGGGAGCCACGAGCTTGGTCTGGTGGCGGCGCAG ACGCtcgcccccgcccccacccccgccccggcCTGGACCACTACCCACATTTG CTCCAGTCATAAATGCTGAGCCACAGAAGCCTTTAGAACAGGAGTCCAAGATCTCAGGCCACCTGGACCAGGAGCCGGTAAGGGCCTGGGGATGGGGAAAAGGCCAGAATCCCAGAGGAAAAAGGGCCAAGAAAAAAAGCCTAGCTAGGTTGTTGTGGAGCAGCCGtgtgatcccagaactctggaggttTACGCGGGAAGATGGAAGCCAGACTTCGCTACATAGTCGTCTTTACCCACTGTGGGGAAAAGAAAGAGGCTTTGATTCCAAGCTAAGGGGTCAGGTTGATGAGACCATATTaccttcctccctctacctcctccaGAGCCTCCACTATGCTGATCTGGACTACTCTGTCCTTGGGAGGCACCGCCGGATGTCCACAATGGTTCCTGGTGATGCCTCCACTGTCTATGCGGTTGTAGTATAA
- the Clic1 gene encoding chloride intracellular channel protein 1 codes for MAEEQPQVELFVKAGSDGAKIGNCPFSQRLFMVLWLKGVTFNVTTVDTKRRTETVQKLCPGGQLPFLLYGTEVHTDTNKIEEFLEAVLCPPRYPKLAALNPESNTSGLDIFAKFSAYIKNSNPALNDNLEKGLLKALKVLDNYLTSPLPEEVDETSAEDEGVSQRKFLDGNELTLADCNLLPKLHIVQVVCKKYRGFTIPEAFRGVHRYLSNAYAREEFASTCPDDEEIELAYEQVARALK; via the exons ATGGCTGAAGAACAACCTCAGGTCGAACTGTTCGTGAAG GCTGGCAGTGATGGCGCCAAGATTGGAAACTGCCCCTTCTCCCAGAGACTGTTCATGGTGCTCTGGCTCAAGGGAGTCACCTTCAACGTTACCACTGTGGACACCAAGAG GCGGACAGAGACTGTACAGAAGCTCTGCCCTGGTGGGCAACTCCCGTTCTTGCTGTATGGCACCGAAGTACACACAGATACCAACAAGATCGAGGAATTCCTGGAGGCCGTGCTCTGCCCTCCCAG GTACCCAAAGCTGGCTGCTCTGAACCCTGAGTCCAACACCTCAGGGCTGGATATATTTGCCAAGTTTTCTGCCTACATCAAGAACTCAAACCCAGCCCTCAATGACA ACCTAGAGAAGGGGCTCCTGAAAGCCCTGAAGGTTCTAGACAATTACTTGACATCCCCACTCCCGGAAGAAGTAGATGAAACCAGTGCAGAAGATGAGGGAGTCTCTCAACGGAAGTTTCTGGATGGCAATGAGCTCACCCTGGCTGACTGCAACCTGCTGCCGAAACTTCACATAGTACAG GTGGTGTGCAAAAAGTACAGAGGGTTCACCATCCCAGAAGCTTTCCGTGGAGTACATCGGTACTTGAGCAACGCTTATGCTCGGGAAGAATTCGCCTCCACCTGTCCAGACGATGAAGAGATAGAACTGGCCTATGAGCAGGTGGCCAGGGCTCTCAAATGA
- the Mpig6b gene encoding megakaryocyte and platelet inhibitory receptor G6b isoform X1, whose amino-acid sequence MALVLQLLPLLLSKVQGNPEVSLKGNPGDRVNLSCIGVSDPTRWAWAPSFPACKGLSKGRRPILWASTTGTPTVLQHFSGRLRSLDTGIKRLELLLSAGDSGTFFCKGRQENESRTVLQVLGDKAGCRPSGSTHGSEYPKVLIPLLGVGLVLGLGATSLVWWRRRRSPPPPPPPRPGPLPTFAPVINAEPQKPLEQESKISGHLDQEPVRAWGWGKGQNPRGKRAKKKSLARLLWSSRVIPELWRFTREDGSQTSLHSRLYPLWGKERGFDSKLRGQVDETILPSSLYLLQSLHYADLDYSVLGRHRRMSTMVPGDASTVYAVVV is encoded by the exons ATGGCCTTGGTCCTGCAGCTGCTGCCTCTGTTGCTCTCAAAGGTCCAGGGGAATCCTGAGG TTTCTCTGAAGGGCAACCCTGGGGACCGGGTGAATCTCTCCTGCATAGGGGTCTCCGACCCCACCCGCTGGGCTTGGGCGCCTAGTTTCCCAGCATGTAAGGGCCTGTCCAAAGGGCGCCGTCCGATCTTGTGGGCCTCGACGACAGGGACCCCAACTGTGCTCCAGCACTTCTCCGGCCGCCTGCGTTCCCTAGACACAGGTATCAAGCGGCTGGAGCTGCTGCTGAGCGCCGGGGATTCTGGCACCTTTTTCTGCAAAGGACGCCAAGAGAATGAGAGTCGCACAGTGCTTCAAGTGTTAGGGGACAAGGCAGGTTGCCGGCCTTCGGGATCTACCCATG GGTCCGAGTATCCCAAGGTCCTGATTCCACTGCTGGGCGTTGGGCTTGTGCTGGGACTGGGAGCCACGAGCTTGGTCTGGTGGCGGCGCAG ACGCtcgcccccgcccccacccccgccccggcCTGGACCACTACCCACATTTG CTCCAGTCATAAATGCTGAGCCACAGAAGCCTTTAGAACAGGAGTCCAAGATCTCAGGCCACCTGGACCAGGAGCCGGTAAGGGCCTGGGGATGGGGAAAAGGCCAGAATCCCAGAGGAAAAAGGGCCAAGAAAAAAAGCCTAGCTAGGTTGTTGTGGAGCAGCCGtgtgatcccagaactctggaggttTACGCGGGAAGATGGAAGCCAGACTTCGCTACATAGTCGTCTTTACCCACTGTGGGGAAAAGAAAGAGGCTTTGATTCCAAGCTAAGGGGTCAGGTTGATGAGACCATATTaccttcctccctctacctcctccaGAGCCTCCACTATGCTGATCTGGACTACTCTGTCCTTGGGAGGCACCGCCGGATGTCCACAATGGTTCCTGGTGATGCCTCCACTGTCTATGCGGTTGTAGTATAA
- the Ddah2 gene encoding putative hydrolase DDAH2: MGTPGEGLGRCSHALIRGVPESLASGEGAGAGLPALDLAKAQREHGVLGGKLRQRLGLQLLELPPEESLPLGPLLGDTAVIQGDTALITRPWSPARRPEVDGVRKALQDLGLRIVEMGDENATLDGTDVLFTGREFFVGLSKWTNHRGAEIVADTFRDFAVSTVPVSGSSHLRGLCGMGGPRTVVAGSSEAAQKAVRAMAALTDHPYASLTLPDDAASDCLFLRPGLPGATPFLLHRGGGDLPNSQEALQKLSDVTLVPVSCSELEKAGAGLSSLCLVLSTRPHC; the protein is encoded by the exons ATGGGGACGCCGGGGGAGGGGCTGGGTCGCTGTTCCCACGCCCTGATCCGGGGTGTCCCCGAGAGCTTGGCATCTGGGGAAGGTGCTGGCGCTGGTCTTCCGGCTCTGGACCTGGCTAAAGCTCAAAGAGAGCATGGAGTACTAGGAGGTAAACTGAGGCAACGACTAGGGTTGCAGCTGCTTGAACTGCCTCCTGAGGAATCACTGCCGCTGGGACCACTGCTTGGTGACACGGCTGTGATCCAAGGAGACACAGCCCTAATCACAAGGCCCTGGAGCCCAGCGCGTAGGCCTGAG GTTGATGGAGTCCGTAAAGCCCTCCAGGACTTGGGGCTCCGAATTGTGGAGATGGGAGATGAGAACGCGACGCTGGACGGCACTGACGTCCTCTTCACCG GCCGGGAGTTTTTCGTAGGCCTCTCCAAGTGGACCAATCATCGAGGAGCTGAGATCGTGGCAGACACATTCCGG GACTTCGCCGTCTCTACGGTACCGGTCTCAGGCTCCTCGCACCTGCGCGGCCTCTGTGGCATGGGGGGACCTCGCACCGTGGTGGCTGGAAGCAGCGAGGCTGCCCAAAAAGCAGTCAGG gcCATGGCAGCGCTGACTGATCACCCCTACGCCTCTCTGACCCTCCCAGATGACGCAGCTAGTGACTGTCTCTTTCTGCGTCCTGGGTTGCCTGGCGCCACACCTTTCCTCCTGCACCGCGGAGGTGGGGACCTCCCCAACAGCCAAGAG GCTCTGCAGAAGCTCTCTGACGTCACCCTGGTACCTGTGTCCTGCTCGGAACTGGAGAAGGCTGGAGCTGGCCTCAGTTCCCTCTGCCTGGTGCTCAGCACACGCCCCCACTGCTGA